One stretch of Cololabis saira isolate AMF1-May2022 chromosome 15, fColSai1.1, whole genome shotgun sequence DNA includes these proteins:
- the LOC133460774 gene encoding zinc finger protein OZF-like yields MEKEKEKDQDQDQVSRGELGGFNSVRQSSNLVAAVSGPEARNTDTKNHTGRSKRHCCDDCEQVFTTSSNLKIHKKTHTGDKPYSCDQCGAAFTHKSNLTRHQHIHTGDKPYKCDHCGAAFAEQGALTRHQRIHTGDKPYRCGQCGTAFAQQDALTSHQRIHTGEKPYRCDQCGAAFIRQGDLMTHQRIHTGNKPYRCDQCGVAFAQRGHLTSHQRIHTGDKPYRCDQCGAAFAQQGALTRHQRIHTGEKPYNCDQCGVAFVHQSSLTTHQRIHTGNKPYRCDQCGAAFAEQGALTRHQRSHTGEKPYNCDQCGVAFAQRGHLTSHQRIHTGDKPYRCDQCGAAFAQQSNLTRHQRIHTG; encoded by the exons GTTTCCAGAGGAGAGTTAGGAGGATTCAACTCCGTGAGGCAAAGCTCCAATCTTGTTGCAGCGGTCTCAGGACCTGAGGCCCGTAACACTGACACCAAG aatcatACAGGAAGATCCAAAAGACACTGCTGTGATGATTGCGAACaagtcttcaccacttcatcaaacctgaagatccataagaaaactcacactggtgataaaccatacagctgtgatcagtgtggagcggcttttaccCATAAAAGTAACCTAACGAGACACCAacatattcacactggagacaagccttacaaatgtgatcattgtggagcagcttttgccgAGCAAGGTGCGCTAACaagacaccaacgtattcacacgggagacaagccttacaggtgtggtCAGTGTGGAacggcttttgcccagcaag atgctctaacgagtcaccaacgtattcacactggggaaaagccttacaggtgtgatcagtgtggagcggcttttatcCGGCAAGGTGATTTgatgactcaccaacgtattcacacgggaaacaagccttacaggtgtgatcagtgtggagttgCTTTTGCCCAGCGAGGTCATttgacgagtcaccaacgtattcacactggagacaagccttacag gtgtgatcagtgtggagcggctttcgCCCAGCAAGGTGCTCTAAcgagacaccaacgtattcacactggagagaagccttacaactgtgatcagtgtggagttgCTTTTGTCCATCAAAGTAGCctaacgactcaccaacgtattcacactggaaacaagccttacagatgcgatcagtgtggagcagcttttgccgAGCAAGGTGCTCTAACGAGACACCAACGTagtcacactggagagaagccttacaactgtgatcagtgtggagttgCTTTTGCCCAGCGAGGTCATttgacgagtcaccaacgtattcacactggagacaagccttacagatgtgatcagtgtggagcggcttttgcccagcaaagtAATTTGAcgagacaccaacgtattcacactggataa